The proteins below are encoded in one region of Streptomyces ficellus:
- a CDS encoding acyl-CoA dehydrogenase family protein translates to MAEFTFELNDDQKQVRDWLHGFAKDVIRPAASEWDEREETPWPVIQEAAKVGIYSLDFYAQQFFDPTGLGIPMTMEELFWGDAGIALSIVGTGLAAVGVLANGTEEQIGTWIPQMYGTPDDVKVAAFCSSEPDAGSDVAAMRTRAVYDGATDEWVLNGTKTWATNGGIAGVHVVVAVVDPELGSKGHASFIVPPATPGLSQGQKFKKHGIRASHTAEVVLEDVRVPGHCLLGGKEKLDERLARAREKAAKGADRVKNAAMATFEASRPAVGAMAVGTARAAYEVALDYARTRVQFGRPIIDNQGVAFQLADMRTQIDAARLLVWRASWMATTGKPFTSAEGSMSKLYASEVAKKVTAQAVQILGGNGFTREYPVERMHRDSAIYTIFEGTSEVQRLVIARTLSGMPIR, encoded by the coding sequence ATGGCCGAGTTCACCTTTGAACTCAACGACGACCAGAAGCAGGTCCGTGACTGGCTGCACGGCTTCGCCAAGGACGTGATCCGACCGGCCGCCTCCGAGTGGGACGAGCGGGAGGAAACCCCCTGGCCGGTCATCCAGGAGGCCGCCAAGGTCGGCATCTACTCCCTCGACTTCTACGCGCAACAGTTCTTCGACCCGACCGGCCTCGGCATCCCGATGACCATGGAGGAGCTGTTCTGGGGCGACGCGGGCATCGCCCTGTCCATCGTCGGCACCGGCCTCGCGGCCGTCGGCGTCCTCGCCAACGGCACCGAGGAGCAGATCGGCACCTGGATCCCCCAGATGTACGGCACCCCCGACGACGTCAAGGTCGCCGCCTTCTGCTCCTCCGAGCCGGACGCCGGCTCCGACGTCGCCGCCATGCGCACCCGCGCGGTCTACGACGGGGCCACGGACGAGTGGGTCCTCAACGGCACCAAGACCTGGGCGACCAACGGCGGCATCGCGGGCGTGCACGTCGTCGTCGCCGTCGTCGACCCCGAGCTCGGCTCCAAGGGCCACGCCTCCTTCATCGTCCCCCCGGCCACCCCCGGTCTGTCCCAGGGGCAGAAGTTCAAGAAGCACGGCATCCGCGCCTCCCACACCGCCGAGGTCGTCCTCGAGGACGTCCGCGTCCCCGGCCACTGCCTGCTCGGCGGCAAGGAGAAGCTGGACGAACGGCTCGCCCGCGCCCGGGAGAAGGCCGCCAAGGGCGCCGACCGCGTCAAGAACGCCGCCATGGCCACCTTCGAAGCGTCCCGCCCGGCCGTCGGCGCCATGGCGGTCGGCACCGCCCGCGCCGCGTACGAAGTGGCGCTCGACTACGCCAGGACCCGTGTCCAGTTCGGCCGCCCCATCATCGACAACCAGGGCGTCGCCTTCCAGCTGGCCGACATGCGCACCCAGATCGACGCCGCCCGGCTCCTCGTCTGGCGCGCCTCCTGGATGGCGACCACCGGCAAGCCGTTCACCTCCGCCGAGGGCTCCATGTCCAAGCTCTACGCGAGCGAGGTCGCCAAGAAGGTCACGGCGCAGGCCGTCCAGATCCTCGGCGGAAACGGCTTCACCCGCGAGTACCCGGTGGAGCGGATGCACCGCGACAGCGCCATCTACACCATCTTCGAGGGCACCAGCGAGGTCCAGCGCCTGGTCATCGCCCGCACCCTGTCCGGGATGCCCATCCGCTGA
- a CDS encoding carbohydrate ABC transporter permease, producing the protein MTTLTTPVGAVSPRRRAQRRRRTIAVAFVLPALLLLGALVVYPVLFSVGRSFFDAAGTTFVGGDNYAEMFRDPATLTAIRNSAIWVVVAPTLLTGLGLILAVLVEKVRWATAFKLLLFMPMAVSFLAAGIIFRLAYEEDPDKGVLNAAVVGVHDTFSGASSYPGARPRDDQGLTKGPDGSYGTADAVTPGRTVNLGLVGVAPKEMPAGAEPAAPAKAGAGEVGGTVYLDFTPGGGGRPGVVDAAERGLPGMTVEAVRDGKAVATATTAADGSYRFADLADGSYTVRLPAANFAPPYEGVSWLGPALVTPAIIGAYLWIWTGFAMVLIGAGLSSLPRDALEAARMDGASEWQVFRRITVPLLAPVLTVVFVTLVINVMKVFDLIYIIAPGPVQEDATVLATQMWLVSFGGGNNQGLGSALGVLLLLLVIPAMVFNVRRFRRSQS; encoded by the coding sequence ATGACCACCCTCACCACTCCCGTGGGGGCCGTGAGTCCCCGGCGGCGCGCCCAGCGCCGCCGGCGGACCATCGCCGTCGCCTTCGTCCTGCCGGCGCTGCTGCTGCTCGGCGCGCTGGTCGTCTACCCCGTCCTGTTCTCGGTCGGCCGCAGCTTCTTCGACGCGGCCGGGACCACCTTCGTCGGCGGGGACAACTACGCGGAGATGTTCCGCGACCCGGCCACCCTCACCGCGATCCGCAACAGCGCCATCTGGGTGGTCGTCGCCCCGACGCTGCTGACCGGGCTCGGCCTGATCCTCGCCGTGCTGGTGGAGAAGGTCCGCTGGGCCACCGCGTTCAAGCTGCTGCTGTTCATGCCGATGGCCGTCTCCTTCCTGGCGGCGGGCATCATCTTCCGGCTCGCCTACGAGGAGGACCCCGACAAGGGTGTGCTCAACGCGGCGGTGGTCGGCGTGCACGACACCTTCTCGGGGGCGTCCTCCTACCCGGGCGCCCGGCCCCGGGACGACCAGGGTCTGACGAAGGGGCCGGACGGTTCGTACGGGACGGCCGACGCCGTGACCCCGGGCCGCACGGTGAACCTCGGCCTGGTGGGCGTGGCACCCAAGGAGATGCCCGCCGGGGCGGAGCCTGCGGCACCGGCGAAGGCCGGCGCGGGCGAGGTGGGCGGCACCGTCTACCTGGACTTCACGCCCGGCGGCGGGGGCCGGCCCGGAGTGGTCGACGCGGCCGAACGCGGCCTGCCCGGGATGACGGTGGAGGCCGTCCGGGACGGGAAGGCGGTCGCCACGGCGACGACGGCGGCCGACGGGTCGTACCGCTTCGCGGACCTCGCGGACGGTTCGTACACCGTGCGGCTGCCCGCGGCGAACTTCGCGCCGCCCTACGAGGGCGTCTCCTGGCTCGGTCCGGCCCTCGTCACCCCGGCGATCATCGGCGCCTACCTGTGGATCTGGACCGGTTTCGCCATGGTGCTGATCGGCGCGGGGCTGTCCTCGCTGCCGCGTGACGCGCTGGAGGCGGCCCGGATGGACGGGGCGAGCGAGTGGCAGGTGTTCCGCCGGATCACCGTGCCGCTGCTGGCGCCAGTGCTGACGGTCGTCTTCGTCACCCTGGTGATCAATGTGATGAAGGTCTTCGACCTCATCTACATCATCGCGCCCGGCCCGGTGCAGGAGGACGCCACGGTCCTCGCCACCCAGATGTGGCTCGTCTCCTTCGGCGGCGGCAACAACCAGGGGCTCGGCAGTGCGCTCGGTGTACTGCTCCTGCTGCTGGTGATCCCCGCCATGGTGTTCAACGTCCGCCGCTTCCGCAGGAGCCAGTCATGA
- a CDS encoding carbohydrate ABC transporter permease, translated as MSATVTAPPSKPAAPPPPARPAPSRPKGGRLRRWLGNGLVQAFLAVVGLVWITPVAGLLLSSLRSANDNAASGWWTALTSPGQLSLDNYTTLLGNAGITRAFWNTVLISVPTTVLVVVIAALAGYAFAWLEFPGRDWIFLLVVALLVVPVQVGLLPVAKMFGQVGLFGTIPGVVLFHVAYGLPFAVFLLRNYFADIPREMLEAARMDGGGEWRIFTQLVLPVGRPAIASLAIFQFLWVWNDMLVALLFADSSSQPLTVELQSQVRQFGSNIDVLAPGAFLSLIVPVVVFFAFQRHFVQGVMAGSVK; from the coding sequence ATGAGCGCGACCGTCACCGCACCTCCGTCGAAGCCCGCGGCTCCGCCCCCGCCCGCCCGGCCCGCGCCGTCCCGGCCGAAGGGCGGCCGGCTCCGCCGCTGGCTGGGCAACGGCCTGGTCCAGGCGTTCCTCGCGGTGGTGGGCCTGGTGTGGATCACTCCGGTCGCGGGGTTGCTGCTGTCCTCGCTGCGCTCGGCCAACGACAACGCGGCGAGCGGTTGGTGGACGGCGCTCACCAGCCCCGGCCAGCTGTCGCTCGACAACTACACGACGCTGCTGGGCAACGCGGGCATCACCCGGGCGTTCTGGAACACGGTGCTGATCTCGGTGCCCACGACGGTGCTCGTCGTGGTGATCGCGGCGCTCGCCGGATACGCCTTCGCCTGGCTGGAGTTCCCCGGCCGGGACTGGATCTTCCTGCTGGTGGTCGCGCTGCTGGTGGTCCCGGTCCAGGTGGGTCTGCTGCCGGTCGCCAAGATGTTCGGGCAGGTGGGGCTGTTCGGCACGATCCCGGGCGTGGTGCTCTTCCACGTCGCCTACGGTCTGCCGTTCGCCGTGTTCCTGCTGCGCAACTACTTCGCCGACATCCCGCGCGAGATGCTGGAGGCGGCGCGCATGGACGGCGGTGGCGAGTGGCGGATCTTCACGCAGCTGGTGCTGCCGGTGGGCCGCCCGGCCATCGCGAGCCTGGCGATCTTCCAGTTCCTGTGGGTGTGGAACGACATGCTGGTGGCGCTGCTGTTCGCCGACAGCTCCTCGCAGCCGCTGACCGTGGAACTCCAGTCGCAGGTCCGGCAGTTCGGCAGCAACATCGACGTGCTGGCGCCCGGCGCGTTCCTCTCGCTGATCGTGCCGGTGGTCGTCTTCTTCGCCTTCCAGCGGCACTTCGTGCAGGGCGTGATGGCCGGTTCGGTGAAGTGA
- the def gene encoding peptide deformylase: MRNRPIPGSSGHVRAMTLLGDPVLHTPCEPVSDFGPSLARLVEDLFATMYAAQGVGLAANQIGVGSRVFVYDCPDDDDERHLGHIVNPRLVEADGVTVRGPEGCLSLPGVEAGTERFDRAVVEGVDLLGAPVRVEGTGFFARCLQHECDHLDGTVYTDRLTGWRRARALRAARRAPWARDA; encoded by the coding sequence ATGCGAAACCGGCCGATCCCCGGCAGTTCCGGCCATGTACGAGCCATGACCCTGCTCGGCGACCCGGTCCTGCACACGCCCTGTGAACCCGTCAGCGACTTCGGTCCCTCGCTGGCCCGGCTCGTCGAGGACCTGTTCGCCACGATGTACGCGGCCCAGGGCGTGGGCCTCGCGGCCAACCAGATCGGCGTGGGCTCGCGGGTCTTCGTCTACGACTGCCCCGACGACGATGACGAACGTCACCTCGGTCACATCGTCAACCCGCGCCTGGTGGAGGCGGACGGGGTGACGGTGCGCGGCCCGGAGGGCTGCCTGTCGCTGCCCGGCGTCGAGGCCGGTACGGAACGCTTCGACCGCGCGGTGGTCGAGGGCGTCGACCTGCTGGGCGCGCCGGTGCGCGTCGAGGGCACCGGGTTCTTCGCCCGCTGCCTCCAGCACGAGTGCGACCACCTGGACGGCACGGTCTACACCGACCGCCTCACCGGCTGGCGCCGGGCCAGGGCGCTGCGGGCGGCACGGCGCGCCCCCTGGGCCCGGGACGCCTGA
- a CDS encoding PadR family transcriptional regulator, protein MRLPLLALLARGPAHGYELKQDLEQLLGAAYPPTNVGQIYVTLGRLEKSGLIEGEEIAQESRPNKKIYRLTDAGQEALRAWFEETADEPRVRDEFFMKLALAPRTGLADQIALINRQRREYLNTMRNLSKLAATEDRDNRISHLLIEGAMLHLQADLDWLERCQEELEDLR, encoded by the coding sequence GTGCGCCTTCCCCTCCTCGCGCTCCTGGCCCGCGGCCCCGCCCACGGGTACGAGCTCAAGCAGGACCTTGAGCAACTGCTGGGCGCCGCGTACCCTCCCACCAACGTCGGCCAGATCTACGTCACCCTCGGCCGGCTGGAGAAGTCCGGACTCATCGAGGGCGAGGAGATCGCCCAGGAGAGCCGGCCCAACAAGAAGATCTACCGTCTCACCGACGCGGGGCAGGAAGCGCTCCGCGCCTGGTTCGAGGAGACGGCCGACGAACCGAGGGTCCGGGACGAGTTCTTCATGAAACTCGCCCTCGCCCCCCGCACCGGGCTCGCCGACCAGATCGCCCTCATCAACCGACAGCGACGCGAGTACCTCAACACCATGCGCAACCTCTCCAAGCTGGCCGCGACCGAAGACCGCGACAACCGCATATCGCACCTGCTGATCGAGGGCGCCATGCTCCACCTCCAGGCCGACCTCGACTGGCTGGAGCGCTGCCAGGAGGAACTGGAGGACCTGCGATGA
- a CDS encoding ABC transporter substrate-binding protein, whose translation MITRRRMAMACCSALTLALGATACGGGPVSAGGGSKEFSGQTLNVAGVWSGAEQKNFQKVLDAFSEKTGAKTQFTSTGDNVSTVVGSKIEGGNAPDVVMVPQVGVLQQFAKKGWLKPLTPATGKTVAANYAPVWKDYGSVDGKLYGLYFKAAHKSTVWYSPEALEQAGVKPPKTYEEMLEGGRAVSDSGLAAFAVAGEDGWTLTDWFENIYLSQAGPEKYDQLAKHEIPWTDPTVVKALTTLGKLFSDKKLIAGGQKGALGTDFPGSVEKVFGPDPEAGMVYEGDFVAGIAKDQFGKRIGQDATFFPFPAVAGGKTPVVSGGDAAVVLKDGKNQKAAEAFLEYLATPEAAAVWAEAGGFLSPNKKLDLAAYVDDTLRKTAQSLIDAGDSVRFDMSDQAPASFGGTKGVGEWKLLQDFLRDPSDPAATAAALEAAAAKAYKG comes from the coding sequence ATGATCACGCGACGACGGATGGCGATGGCGTGCTGTTCGGCGCTGACCCTGGCTCTCGGGGCGACCGCCTGCGGCGGTGGCCCGGTGAGCGCGGGCGGCGGCAGCAAGGAGTTCAGCGGCCAGACGCTGAACGTGGCCGGTGTGTGGTCCGGCGCCGAGCAGAAGAACTTCCAGAAGGTGCTGGACGCCTTCAGCGAGAAGACCGGCGCCAAGACCCAGTTCACGTCGACCGGTGACAACGTCTCCACGGTCGTCGGCAGCAAGATCGAGGGTGGCAACGCCCCCGATGTGGTGATGGTCCCGCAGGTCGGCGTGCTCCAGCAGTTCGCGAAGAAGGGCTGGCTCAAGCCGCTCACGCCCGCCACGGGCAAGACCGTCGCCGCCAACTACGCGCCGGTCTGGAAGGACTACGGGTCGGTCGACGGCAAGCTGTACGGCCTGTACTTCAAGGCCGCGCACAAGTCGACCGTCTGGTACAGCCCAGAGGCCCTGGAGCAGGCCGGCGTGAAGCCGCCGAAGACGTACGAGGAGATGCTCGAGGGCGGACGGGCCGTGTCCGACTCCGGCCTGGCGGCCTTCGCGGTGGCCGGCGAGGACGGCTGGACGCTCACCGACTGGTTCGAGAACATCTACCTCTCCCAGGCCGGGCCCGAGAAGTACGACCAGCTCGCCAAGCACGAGATCCCGTGGACCGACCCCACCGTGGTGAAGGCCCTGACCACCCTCGGCAAGCTGTTCTCCGACAAGAAGCTGATCGCGGGCGGCCAGAAGGGCGCGCTCGGCACCGACTTCCCCGGCTCGGTGGAGAAGGTTTTCGGCCCCGACCCGGAGGCCGGGATGGTGTACGAGGGCGACTTCGTGGCGGGCATCGCCAAGGACCAGTTCGGCAAGCGGATCGGCCAGGACGCGACGTTCTTCCCGTTCCCGGCGGTCGCGGGCGGCAAGACGCCCGTCGTCAGCGGCGGTGACGCGGCCGTTGTACTGAAGGACGGCAAGAACCAGAAGGCCGCCGAGGCCTTCCTGGAGTACCTCGCGACCCCGGAGGCGGCCGCCGTGTGGGCGGAGGCGGGCGGGTTCCTCTCCCCCAACAAGAAGCTCGACCTCGCCGCGTACGTCGACGACACGCTGCGCAAGACGGCCCAGTCCCTGATCGACGCGGGTGACTCGGTCCGGTTCGACATGTCGGACCAGGCGCCGGCCTCCTTCGGCGGCACCAAGGGCGTCGGCGAGTGGAAGCTGCTCCAGGACTTCCTGCGCGACCCGTCGGACCCGGCGGCGACCGCCGCCGCGCTGGAGGCCGCCGCGGCCAAGGCGTACAAGGGCTGA
- a CDS encoding ABC transporter substrate-binding protein, with translation MRWIRAAGRGLLAVLVVLTGYAASGTAPAGGTPEGGRGPMTLATAGDLTGYLGRVLDGWNRAHPGERVTLVELPDSADETRSQMITDLRSGAGRFDVLNIDVAWTSEFAAAGWIAPLDRARFPLGSFLPPVVDTATYDGKLYAVPYVTNAGMLFYRKDVLEKAGERPPRTWAELERQARTVAPRYGLGGYAGQFLPYEGLTVNAAEAVYSAGGSILGDDGERVTVDSPAARAGIGFLTRGVRDGWIPREALAYTEEESRQAFQDGRLLFLRNWPYAYAGASGEDSKVAGRFGAVPLPGTDGPGTSVLGGSSLAVSSHARHPESARDLIAYLTSERVQRRVLTEGALPPVRAALYEDPALVRRFPYLPALRASLLTAAPRPKSPHYEQVSLAVQAVVHDAMAQGQTSAAAVRRLAGELAAIARRR, from the coding sequence ATGCGGTGGATACGTGCCGCGGGTAGGGGTCTCCTCGCGGTCCTGGTCGTTCTGACCGGTTACGCGGCGTCCGGCACCGCCCCGGCGGGCGGGACCCCGGAGGGCGGGCGCGGTCCGATGACGCTGGCCACGGCCGGTGACCTCACCGGTTATCTGGGCCGGGTGCTGGACGGCTGGAACCGGGCGCACCCGGGCGAGAGGGTCACACTGGTCGAGCTACCGGACTCGGCGGACGAGACCCGGTCCCAGATGATCACGGATCTGCGGTCGGGGGCGGGCCGGTTCGACGTCCTCAACATCGATGTGGCCTGGACGTCGGAGTTCGCCGCCGCCGGGTGGATCGCGCCGCTGGACCGGGCGCGGTTCCCGCTGGGGAGCTTCCTGCCGCCGGTGGTGGACACGGCCACGTACGACGGGAAGCTGTACGCGGTCCCGTACGTCACCAACGCCGGGATGCTGTTCTACCGCAAGGACGTCCTGGAGAAGGCGGGCGAACGGCCGCCGCGGACCTGGGCGGAGCTGGAACGCCAGGCGCGGACGGTCGCGCCGCGGTACGGGCTCGGCGGGTACGCGGGCCAGTTCCTGCCGTACGAGGGGCTGACGGTGAACGCCGCCGAGGCCGTGTACTCGGCGGGCGGCAGCATCCTCGGGGACGACGGCGAGCGGGTCACGGTCGACTCGCCCGCGGCGCGCGCGGGCATCGGCTTCCTGACGCGGGGCGTCCGGGACGGCTGGATTCCCCGGGAGGCGCTCGCGTACACGGAGGAGGAGTCGCGGCAGGCGTTCCAGGACGGCCGGCTGCTGTTCCTGCGGAACTGGCCGTACGCCTATGCCGGGGCGTCGGGCGAGGACTCGAAGGTGGCCGGGAGGTTCGGCGCGGTGCCGCTGCCGGGCACGGACGGGCCGGGTACGAGCGTGCTGGGCGGGTCCAGCCTGGCGGTGAGCAGCCATGCGCGGCACCCGGAGTCGGCGCGTGACCTCATCGCGTACCTCACGAGCGAGCGGGTGCAGCGCCGCGTGCTGACCGAGGGCGCCCTGCCGCCGGTGCGGGCCGCGCTGTACGAGGATCCCGCACTGGTGCGGCGGTTCCCTTACCTGCCGGCGCTACGGGCGAGTCTGCTGACGGCCGCCCCGCGCCCCAAGAGCCCGCACTACGAGCAGGTCAGTCTCGCCGTGCAGGCCGTGGTGCACGACGCCATGGCGCAGGGGCAGACGTCCGCGGCCGCCGTGCGGCGGCTGGCGGGCGAACTCGCGGCCATCGCGCGCCGCCGCTGA
- a CDS encoding TetR family transcriptional regulator, with translation METTHRTDQQRSADQRRRELLEAADRVVLRDGPQASMNAIAAEAGITKPILYRHFGDKGGLYRALAKRHTDALLSALQQALDAPADRRERVEATLDTYLAAIEARPQVYRFLMHPSEDTGGGQHSEQGFDIGRHSAPVLRRMGEELAKVIAERVDLGPNSEVMARVWGHGIVGMMHAAGDWWLGERPCSRTELVKGLADLLWGRLERVDDKEGGPGF, from the coding sequence ATGGAGACCACACACCGGACGGACCAGCAGCGGTCGGCCGACCAGCGGCGGCGCGAACTGCTCGAGGCCGCGGACCGCGTGGTCCTCCGGGACGGGCCGCAGGCGTCCATGAACGCCATCGCCGCCGAGGCCGGCATCACCAAGCCGATCCTCTACCGCCACTTCGGCGACAAGGGCGGCCTGTACCGGGCGCTCGCCAAGCGCCACACGGACGCGCTGCTGTCGGCCCTCCAGCAGGCGCTCGACGCGCCCGCCGACCGGCGCGAGCGGGTGGAGGCCACGCTCGACACGTACCTGGCCGCCATCGAGGCGCGCCCGCAGGTCTACCGGTTCCTGATGCACCCCTCGGAGGACACCGGCGGCGGCCAGCACTCGGAGCAGGGCTTCGACATAGGCCGGCACTCCGCACCGGTGCTGCGGCGGATGGGCGAGGAGCTCGCCAAGGTGATCGCCGAGCGCGTCGACCTCGGACCGAACAGCGAGGTGATGGCCCGAGTGTGGGGCCATGGCATCGTCGGCATGATGCACGCCGCCGGCGACTGGTGGCTCGGGGAACGGCCCTGCTCGCGCACCGAGTTGGTCAAGGGCCTGGCCGACCTGCTGTGGGGCCGGCTGGAGCGGGTCGACGACAAGGAGGGCGGCCCGGGGTTCTGA
- a CDS encoding glycoside hydrolase family 13 protein, with protein sequence MLTAPADDGLSQHLTHRSAHPWWRDAVIYQVYVRSFLDSTGDGIGDLAGVRAGLPYLKKLGVDGIWLSPFYPSPQADHGYDVADYCDVDPVFGDLDEFGRLVADARRLGVKVLLDIVPNHCSSEHAWFREALASGPGGEARARFHFAEGRGPGGDVPPNNWHAMFGGPAWSRVTEPDGTPGQWYLHMFTPDQPDLNWRNPEVPAHFDEVLRFWLDRGVDGFRIDVAAGLFKHPDLPDSPDPEADARTRDSVNPLAWNQPEVHDVWRHWRAVCEEYTARDGRERLLVGEVSVPSAREHAKYVRPDELHQAFFFDLLSAPWDAGTFRAVIDEAIRDIAGTGSTVTWVLNNHDQVRTVTRYGESGTEGSGLGASRARAAALLMLALPGAAYIYQGEELGLPEVVDLPDEVLTDPIFRRTGSRARIRDGCRVPLPWSGHASPFGFSTGAESAKPWLPQPGWFAEHATDRALADTRSFWHLYRDGLQLRHGLPQLGEGTLRWLPAPPGVLAFERGEGLVCAVNFTADPVPAPVSGAPLLSSGPCPAGVLPGSTAAWWTGDHTTPEVSR encoded by the coding sequence ATGCTCACCGCTCCGGCCGACGACGGCCTCTCGCAGCACCTCACGCACCGGTCCGCCCACCCCTGGTGGCGCGACGCGGTGATCTATCAGGTGTACGTCCGCAGCTTCCTGGACAGCACCGGTGACGGCATCGGCGACCTCGCCGGGGTCCGGGCCGGCCTGCCGTACCTGAAGAAGCTCGGCGTCGACGGCATCTGGCTGAGCCCGTTCTACCCGTCACCGCAGGCCGACCACGGCTACGACGTCGCCGACTACTGCGACGTGGACCCCGTCTTCGGCGACCTCGACGAGTTCGGCCGGCTGGTGGCCGACGCCCGCCGGCTCGGGGTCAAGGTCCTGCTGGACATCGTCCCCAACCACTGCTCCAGCGAGCACGCCTGGTTCCGTGAGGCGCTCGCCTCCGGCCCGGGCGGCGAGGCCCGCGCCCGGTTCCACTTCGCCGAGGGCCGCGGCCCGGGCGGGGACGTCCCGCCCAACAACTGGCACGCCATGTTCGGCGGACCGGCCTGGAGCCGGGTGACCGAGCCGGACGGCACGCCCGGCCAGTGGTACCTGCACATGTTCACGCCCGACCAGCCCGACCTCAACTGGCGCAACCCCGAGGTGCCCGCCCACTTCGACGAGGTCCTCCGCTTCTGGCTGGACCGGGGCGTCGACGGCTTCCGCATCGACGTGGCCGCCGGCCTGTTCAAGCACCCCGACCTGCCGGACTCCCCCGACCCCGAGGCCGACGCCCGCACCCGCGACTCGGTCAACCCGCTCGCGTGGAACCAGCCCGAGGTGCACGACGTGTGGCGCCACTGGCGCGCGGTGTGCGAGGAGTACACGGCCCGGGACGGCCGCGAGCGGCTCCTGGTCGGCGAGGTCTCGGTGCCCAGCGCCCGTGAGCACGCCAAGTACGTCCGCCCCGACGAGCTGCACCAGGCGTTCTTCTTCGACCTGCTGAGCGCGCCCTGGGACGCGGGGACCTTCCGCGCGGTGATCGACGAGGCGATCCGCGACATCGCGGGCACCGGCTCCACCGTCACCTGGGTGCTCAACAACCACGACCAGGTGCGCACGGTGACCCGGTACGGCGAGTCCGGCACCGAGGGCAGCGGCCTGGGCGCCTCGCGGGCGCGAGCGGCGGCGCTGCTGATGCTGGCGCTGCCGGGCGCGGCGTACATCTACCAGGGCGAGGAGCTGGGCCTGCCGGAGGTCGTGGACCTGCCGGACGAGGTGCTCACCGACCCGATCTTCCGGCGCACCGGCAGCCGGGCCCGGATCCGCGACGGCTGCCGCGTGCCGCTGCCGTGGTCGGGGCACGCCTCGCCGTTCGGCTTCAGCACCGGCGCCGAGAGCGCCAAGCCGTGGCTGCCGCAGCCCGGCTGGTTCGCCGAGCACGCCACCGACCGGGCGCTCGCCGACACCCGCTCGTTCTGGCACCTGTACCGGGACGGCCTGCAACTGCGGCACGGGCTGCCGCAGTTGGGCGAGGGCACGCTGCGCTGGCTTCCGGCGCCGCCCGGTGTCCTGGCCTTCGAGCGCGGCGAGGGCCTCGTCTGCGCCGTCAACTTCACCGCCGACCCGGTGCCCGCACCGGTCTCCGGCGCCCCCCTGCTGTCCAGCGGCCCTTGCCCGGCCGGCGTACTGCCCGGCTCCACCGCCGCCTGGTGGACCGGTGACCACACCACCCCGGAGGTATCACGATGA
- a CDS encoding ABC transporter ATP-binding protein — MTDTSTPEPLLRAEGLVKTHHGEGAPARAVRGVDLHVRHGEFVAVTGPSGAGKSTLLHLLGGLQRPDSGSLWLDGERTDDYSEARWAVERRRRIGIVFQFFNLVSNLTVADNVELPALLAGTPARQARAERVELLAELGLEGKERSMPGELSGGEQQRVALARALVNHPRLLLADEPAGSLDSKGTREVMRLLTRFHQRGQSIVLVTHDARLASAADRVISFFDGRIADDAELGGTPPRRTGPAGVIDLTEPKG, encoded by the coding sequence ATGACGGACACCTCCACGCCCGAGCCCCTGCTGCGCGCCGAGGGCCTGGTCAAGACCCACCACGGCGAAGGCGCCCCCGCCCGCGCGGTGCGCGGCGTCGACCTCCACGTACGGCACGGCGAGTTCGTGGCCGTCACCGGCCCCTCCGGCGCCGGCAAGTCCACCCTCCTGCACCTGCTCGGCGGACTCCAGCGCCCCGACAGCGGCTCGCTGTGGCTCGACGGGGAACGCACCGACGACTACAGCGAGGCACGCTGGGCGGTCGAACGGCGCCGCCGCATCGGCATCGTCTTCCAGTTCTTCAACCTGGTCTCCAACCTCACCGTCGCCGACAACGTCGAACTCCCCGCCCTCCTGGCCGGCACCCCCGCCCGGCAGGCCCGCGCCGAACGCGTCGAGCTCCTCGCCGAACTCGGCCTGGAAGGCAAGGAGCGCAGCATGCCCGGCGAACTGTCCGGCGGCGAACAGCAGCGCGTCGCCCTCGCCCGCGCCCTCGTCAACCACCCCCGCCTGCTCCTCGCCGACGAACCCGCCGGCAGCCTCGACAGCAAGGGCACCCGCGAGGTCATGCGGCTGCTGACCCGCTTCCACCAGCGCGGCCAGAGCATCGTCCTCGTCACCCACGACGCCCGGCTCGCCAGCGCCGCCGACCGCGTCATCAGCTTCTTCGACGGGCGCATCGCCGACGACGCCGAACTCGGCGGGACCCCGCCCCGCCGCACCGGCCCGGCCGGCGTGATCGACCTGACCGAACCGAAGGGCTGA